In Halobaculum magnesiiphilum, the following proteins share a genomic window:
- a CDS encoding universal stress protein translates to MNVLLGIGGSDDSLRALEDTVERAKATGDDLTVAVVENPQADRTPEEVEDRVRTVLAEAGLDADVRRVEGDAGSQLVAIAEDEGFDMIAIGGGETSPMGKINLGSIAQFVLLNSHVSVKLVR, encoded by the coding sequence ATGAACGTACTGCTGGGCATCGGCGGGAGCGACGACTCCCTCCGGGCGCTCGAGGACACCGTCGAGCGGGCGAAGGCCACCGGCGACGACCTCACGGTCGCGGTCGTCGAGAACCCCCAGGCCGACCGCACCCCCGAGGAGGTCGAGGATCGCGTCCGGACGGTGCTCGCGGAGGCGGGCCTCGACGCCGACGTGCGCCGCGTCGAGGGCGACGCGGGCAGCCAACTCGTCGCCATCGCGGAGGACGAGGGGTTCGACATGATCGCGATCGGCGGGGGCGAGACCAGCCCGATGGGGAAGATCAACCTCGGCAGCATCGCGCAGTTCGTCCTCCTGAACTCCCACGTCTCGGTGAAACTGGTCAGA